Proteins from a single region of Scylla paramamosain isolate STU-SP2022 chromosome 35, ASM3559412v1, whole genome shotgun sequence:
- the LOC135090673 gene encoding lachesin-like, translating into MCQINTSTMKKTVGCVDVHVPPNIIDEETSGDILVRDGDSVSLVCTARGYPEPKILWRREDNEKIMLRQGRGNKSKVDEVEGRFLNLTRVRRKQMGAYRCIAMNEVPPAVMKRIIVNVSFEPTIHVPNQLVATPLGKDLRLSCHVEAFPKPITFWRINNDIMIINGPKYKVEESSWTYHTNMSLLIRNVEKADIGIYTCVARNSISQAEGQIRTYEIDPPVPATHRPTTDRGPPGGNVFSNALDHSAKPSGLHKNHVDEEYHQHKMTEDTSQISINKGKRKDLHGLTLDLDSARNPAHRPALSGAGVRVSATAGLLPLCLLLRVSAHWF; encoded by the exons TCCCGCCTAACATCATTGACGAGGAGACATCAGGGGACATCCTCGTGCGGGACGGTGATAGTGTATCTCTGGTTTGCACGGCGCGTGGCTATCCGGAGCCCAAGATCCTGTGGCGCCGAGAGGACAATGAGAAAATAATGTTACGACAAGGACGGGGCAACAAGTCCAAGG tggatgaggtggagggCCGCTTCCTCAACCTGACGCGGGTGAGAAGGAAACAGATGGGCGCGTACCGGTGCATCGCCATGAACGAAGTGCCGCCAGCCGTCATGAAGAGGATCATTGTGAACGTGTCCT TCGAGCCCACGATACACGTGCCCAACCAGCTGGTGGCGACTCCCCTGGGCAAGGACCTCCGCCTTTCCTGCCACGTGGAGGCGTTCCCCAAGCCCATCACCTTCTGGAGGATCAACAACGACATCATGATTATCAACGG gcCCAAATACAAGGTGGAGGAGTCTTCTTGGACTTATCACACCAACATGTCTCTGCTCATCCGGAATGTGGAGAAGGCGGACATCGGCATCTACACCTGCGTGGCGAGAAACTCCATCAGTCAAGCGGAAGGGCAGATTCGCACCTATGAGATTGACCCCCCAGTGCCCGCCACCCACCGCCCCACTACTGACAGAGGCCCTCCAGGTGGTAATGTCTTCTCAAACGCCCTTGATCATAGTGCCAAACCTTCAG GTCTGCACAAAAACCACGTGGACGAGGAATACCACCAACACAAGATGACGGAGGACACTTCGCAGATATCCATCAACAAAGGTAAGAGGAAGGACCTGCACGGGCTGACTCTCGACCTGGACAGCGCCCGCAACCCCGCCCACCGCCCGGCACTCTCTGGGGCGGGCGTCAGGGTCTCAGCCACGGCCGGCCTCCTCccactctgtctcctcctccgtgtCTCCGCTCATTGGTTCTGA